The genomic DNA CCCTCGTACTGTACATCATGTATTATAAATACGGGTACCCTCCTCTAACCGCGAGGAAGCTGGGTTATTTCATTAATTTGAAGCACTCTCCCAACGAATTTGGGTATTTCTACCTCTCCGTCTGGCCGTGCTTCAACAAGAAGAACCTCATCCACAACAGGCCGAGCAATTCAGGGAAGTGGAAGAGCCCCTACTTCTATATCCACGAGGTTCCTCGAGTCCAGACTCACTTCTATTATAATCCATGTAAGTTCTCCCTGGCTGCATTCCTTTCCTTCACAATAGTTCTCTCtttaacaaaaaaatattttttaccCATCTCCAGCCACCCCACCTCGCACTGTCCTTGCTGGACAGGAAAAGATAAACGCGTATAGCCTTCTAGAACTCCCCAAGGTGGACAGGGATATCAGAAAACTCATAATGACCTCAAACCTGGTCGCGTGTGGGTTTTTGAAAGAAGGAGTGAGGTTGACTCCCCAAATGAAGAAGCCAAAAAAAGAGCCAGAAAGGGTAAGAACATCAGGCCCGCGCGTGCGAGCCCGTGTGCTCGTATGTTTTACATTTCCTACACGCATCTCACTTCATATTGCATTTTAATTTCCTGCATTTATTATCTGCTCGCGTCTCTTCTCTCCATTGTGACTAATGTATCACTCTATTGTCTTCTTTTCAGAAATAGCCATATCCCCTATTCCCTTCATGGAAGAGGCTGAGCAAGCTGCGACCTCGGGCCAAGTTCAGCCCGCGGCTGCGACCACAGGGGCTCGCTCTCAGGTCATCCCTACAGCTCGCATGACTACTCTTACTGAGCATCTTAAGGGCTCAAGGCCTTCTCCTCGGCTGAAAAGGCATCGAGGCCACAAAGAGGGAAAAAATGTCGAGCCAGACCCAAAAAAGGCTGCTCCATCTGATGCCCCTCTCCCCACTTCTTCTTCAGTCAACACAGTCGTGACCACGTTCGGCTGGCTCACTCAAGCTCACATCATCGATCAGGATATGAAGAATTGGTCTTCTTCTTCTCTTGAGGCCAATAACGACGCGCTGACCCGGGTCGCGGCTGAGGTGTATTACCTTCAGCTGTCTAAGGCTCAAGAAATACGAGCCCTCATACAGACCAACACAAAGCTCGACTCTAAGGTCAAGTCTCTTCAGAGCAAGGTCGCCCAACACGGGCTGGAGAAAGTTACGCTGGTGAATAACTATAATCAGAAGATGCTTAACCTGAACGCTGCTCATGAGAAGGCATTAAGAGAACAGAAGGAGGCTCATGACCTGGCCGCGGAATCGTGGAAGAAGGAGAAGGATGGCCTCGAGGAGAGGGTGCTCGAGCTGGAGGGGTCAGTTTCTGCCTTGACCGTGGGCCGCGAGGCCGCCCTCGCTGATGCCAGGAACCTGGGGGCCAGGAACTTCATGAAAATCTTCATCAGTAAGGTTCCTGACTTTGATTGGGTGGCTCTGGGCGCAGGCACAGCTAGGCACGCTGAGAAGCTGAAGCTGGAGATGGAAAGGGACGCTCAGATTGCTGAGGAGGCCCGGCTCGCAGCTGAGCAGGCCCGGGTCGCGGCTGATGAAGCTCGTACGGAGGCAGAGACTGAAAAGccttaatttaattttattttaaaaaatagacTTTTGGATGGGTAAGCGGGCACCCTTCTCGCCTCGCGTTTGTATTTGAAATATTTTGCCTTGGGGCTTAACTTATTTTGTATAAAATGCCAAGTCTTTTATGCCCGCATTTATATTTATTATGCTAGCAGGTTCTCTTAATTTTGTGTAAACTTACCATGCCCCTACTGACCAAAAGCTATCATAATCCCGGCCGCGTATGGCGGATGTTACACCTTCACAGCGAGCCGAGCTCATCAGCTTGCATCATTGTTCAATCAAATAAAATGAATGATATTTTAAGTAGAACACGCTCTGAGTGATGCTGCGAAGAGTCTGCAGCGGGTCATCTCCGGCACCTGATAGACTTTCATCTCAGTGTTAAATTGTATAAGGTATTCCGTCGGGTTGGCTTCGCCGTTGAATAGAAGATCGGGGTTGTGCCTAAATACCCGAGGTAGGGGGGATGATCGGATAGCAGTCGTGAACAGAGAAGGGGTAGCTGACGTAGGGCCCCCCTCTTCTCTCGCTCCATCTCATCTAAGATCCTCCTCAGGTCTCTTACTCTAACAACTTCTCCTTCTCTGTCACCATCTGCGTTACTCGAATGGTGTGAGCCTTGAGGTTGCTCGCGGCGTCCCCCTCCTCCGGCTCGCACTTGCGAATCCTCTTCATGATTGTCTCTGCGTCAACCTCGCTCCTCCCTTCTAGGCGAGGTGCGCTTACGTCTTTCTGGAGGGGTCGCTGCACACTCTCTTTTTTAGCCTCTCTGATCCACGGGCTCTTTTTCTTCTCTCTCTTTCTTACAATTCTCTAACTTAAGCCTGGTGTCATGCTCACTTAGCTTTTTACCCACACGGTCTAGCACGCTAGTCGACCTTGCCTCAGACGAAGCTGGCTTCTGCCCCGATCTCTTAGAGATCTGGCTGCCCGTTTATCATGAACTTGGGATATGTCTTCCTCTTCATGCGATGCCTCTTTCTTCTGCTTGCTCTTAGTTGCCGCGTCATCAAAATCGTGGATCAGCCTCTTTTGAGGACCTTTGCCCTTACAGCTACGCTGAGAGACCTTGAGGCAGCGTGCCTTACGCTTCGCGTTCCGGCCCGAGCTTCTCTCCACCCTTGACATCCGGGCGTTAATCGCGTTCATCTGATCGGCTAGTCCTTCGAGGTATGTCATGACCGACTGCCCGTCCACGATTGCGATTGGTGGAGGTGGCGCCTGATTCTCTGGGGGCGTATGCTCGACCTCGTTCTGGTCCTTTTTCTTGCCCCCGCTTCCTGGTGTCGCCGCTTGTTTACCTTTTTTGGTCATCTCTTCTCCCTAATATGAAACTCCCCTCCTTCTAGCGCTaattgttatagggagaatttcatATAACAGTACTGTGGAGGTTGACGGGTGGAACAAGgatcaaggacggtgtttgaAGGTGGAGGAAGGCTATATATGGTGGTGGatgagcttgtatgttgactccttaagaaagaatagggtttgttattctttatcaagtgtcgactcatgtctcatacaagtgcctatgtaccctatttatagggatcaagcatCACGTAGTTtttggggaacaagtcacgtaggttagggttagggttctccaacccgtgcaacccaagcccatgataaagtcaggccttcagccaattaatcacgtaaatctcgaccggctccacacgcttcctacaatctcgtgGCATCTCCGCATTTCTTCCCGTAATTGTAGGAATAACCCGTGTCAGCCCCAAAATCTACGAGCAACttagtcatctatgagtcactttccatgttgcacacaaagtcctttgatgcgggccggcctggtcacctcggcccgcatCGCCTTCCTTTTCAATTAATAAATACAATGTTACCTATGTTttcataagatgtgggctcatgggcccagcccgcgtgtgggcacTAGAGCCTAGCCCGCGTGTGGACAACTGAGCCcagctcgcatatgagagcccagATGACAAGTGTGAGCCCACCTTAtatgtgtgagcccagctcgcatgttatgagcccagctcgcatgtcatgATCCCAGCCCAcatgtgctggcccaagtcacattaatccatggttctagcccacacGTGAAAGTCCAGCTATTCAATGCACCCatggggacctgtttagggcctatgaccgaaagcgggcataacaataACTAATACTTTAAGTCAAGGTTtataacacgttatcagcacgatTCTTTGCCAACTGAAACTTTATTCTCGAAAGAGCTACGACTTATTCTGACCCACGAGTCTCTATCAACTAAAACTATTTCATAAAAGAGGTACGATTTCTTTTACTCATTTTATTCTAATTATTAttacatatttatttatgttaCTGATTGAAATCTATAAAAATGGCTATGACATCAAATAATACTATAAAGATGGCTCTGCCGTCAAGTAATACTACTAAAAAGAAGGCGCTGCCGTCAAGTAATAATCAAAAGTTTTCGGGCCGGCTATACCGTCGTAACTTTTGtataaaattattatttcaaCTTGCCTGTTTTTTATATTATGTGACATATTATATCTTATATAAAATCTATTCAGAATGGCGAATCTTGTAAAATTAGAGTTGGTTGCCTTGGATGTTTCGTGGAATAATTATTTGTCATGGGTCCTTGATGCGGATTTACACCTTAGTGCTAATGACCTAAAAGATACTATTGACCCAGAAAAAATCCCAACCGTTGAACAAAATGCAAAAGCAATTATCTTTCTAAGGCATCACATCCACGAAGATCTAAAATCTGAATACCTCACTATCAAAAATCCACTCACCCTTTGGAATAATCTCAAGGATAGATTTGATTACCAGAAACTTGTTCACTTGCCATCTGCTCGATATGACTGGATTAATTTGAGGTTACGGGATTTCAAATATGTAGCTGAATATAATTCTGCTCTTTTCAAGATAagctcaaaattaattttatgtggTGAAAATATTACTGATGCTGAAATGATTGAAAAGACTCTCTCAACCTTTCACCCCAACACAATGATCCTGGATCAACAATATAGGGAGCGGAATTTTTAGAAATATGGCGAGCTGATATCTCTCCTTCTTGTGGCTGAAAAGAATAATGAGTTGCTACTGAAAAATCATCAGATACGTCCCACGGGCTCTGCCCGGTTACCTGAAGTACATAACATGTCATTCCTGAAGAATGAATGTGGGAAAGGGTATAGAGGAGGACGGGGTTATGGACGAAACCGTGAACGTGGAAATTTCCGTGGTCGGTTTCCCAATCAATATCATTTTGGCCACCTGAAGTGGTAACGTGATGATTACAACTCTGGCCACCAGAAATGGCAACGTGAAGTGCCAAATAAAAGAAAGGAACCCCAAGAAGGAGGGAACCGAGGCATCTGTCATAGGTGCGGATCTGAGTGGCACTGGCAACGTACTTGTCGCACACCCAAATATCTTATTGATCTCTACGAGTCATCCAAAATGAATAATGGAAAGAGAGTAGAAACCAACTTCGCTAATTATAATCTAGTTAATGAACCAgtcaataaggcctcaaatgaaATAGACACTGGTGCTAATCTTTACTATGGTTTAGACGACTAGACTTCATATGTATTGTCTTGCTTTACTTATTACCTTTGTGTTTTAATTATTTCCATTATGTACTCATTTTATGTACTTGTTTCATGTTGTTGTTCTATATACTCGGTGTGTTTTTAATAAAGATATTTTTcgtttatatatgtataaagatGGAAGATATATGCATTGTTGACTGTGCAACCACACAACTATTTTACAGAGTCAGAAATACTTCTCACAGTTGACTAAAACCAACTCACATGTGTGGACGGTCTCGAATACATCAAATATAATAGAAGGTTTTGGGAAAGCTAGTTTTCTTATACCAAATAagacacacatacacatacaagaggctctatactctagcaagtcaactagaaacctactgagttttaaagatatccgTCTTAATGGGTTTCAAGTTGAAACTACTAATGAGAATGAAAAAGAATACCTTCTCATCACCTCAAACACCGTTGACAATAAAAGGGTCTTAGAAAAAATTCACTCAGTTTCTTCAGGATTATATGTTATGAGTATACGAGTTCTTGAATCTCATAGTGTCAACATCCTCAAAGTCATAGACCCAAAACTACTTTCCCTTTGGCACGAAAGACTCGGACATCCACGAGTATCCATGATGCGTCGTATCGTTGAAAATTTTGTGGGACATCCTCTTAAAACTCAAAAGATAATATCCCAAGATGAACTTCATTGTTCAGCATGTTCCTTAAGAAAACTGATTGTCCGACCATCCCCAGTTAAGCTTCAAACTGAGTCCCCGAAATTCTTAGAAAGAATTCAAGGTGACATTTGTGGTCCTATTCATCCATCTTCTAGCCCATTTAGGTACTTTATGGTTTTAATTGATGCATCAACTCGATGGTCTCATGTATATCTACTTACAACCTGAAATAGAGCCTTTGCcaaattacttgcccaaataattAAACTCCGAGCTCAATTTCCTGACCATCCCATTAAATCAATCCGACTAGATAATGCTGCTGAATTTACATCTGCAACTTTTAATGATTATTGTATGTCAGTAGAAATCTCAGTCGAACACCCGGTAGCTCACGAACATACACAAAatggtttagcagaatccttAATTAAAAGACTTCAACTTATTGCCCGTCCCTTACTCCTACGAGCAAAGTTACCTATATCTGTTTGGGGTCATGCAATACTTCATGCTGCAAATATAATTAGAATGAGGCCTTCTGCTTACCACAAACAATCCCCTCAAGAATTGGTTCTTGGTCAAGTACCTAATATATCTCATTTAAAAGTATTTGGTTGTGATGTGTATGTTCTGATATCACCACCACAAAGAACTAAAATGGGACCTCAAAGAAGAATTGGTATATATGTTGGTTTTGATTTTCCGTCTATTATAAGGTATCCGGAACCATTAATTGGTGATGTTTTTACTGCTCGGTATGCTGATTGTCATTTTGATAAATCTATGTTCCCTATATTAGGGGGAGATAAAATTTTGCataaattaaattcaaaaatatcatGGAATGCCTCAGTATTAAATGTTATTGATCCGCATACTAAATAATGTGAATCTGAGGTTCAAAGAATTATACATATGCAAAATATTGCTAATCAAATGTCAGATACATTTAATGATTCTAGAAATGTTGTGAAATCATATATACCTGTTGTTAATGCTCCGGCCAGGATTGAAATCCCTGGCAATAAATCAATTTTAGCGGAATTGATTGGTGATTCAAATCCACGCCAAAAGCGTGGTAGACCTATTGGTGCAAAAGATATTGTACCACGAAAACGGAAATTGATTGAAATTGCCCCAGAAGTGGAAAAAGTTTCAGAAAATACCCCAGAAGTGGTATTGCCTCCTGAAGAGGTTCAAGCCCCTGGAGTGGCTGTAACAAAACTCCCAGACGTGGGATTGCCTCCAGAAGAGAATGTTGCTCCAGAAGTGGCACATGCCCCAGAAGTGGCAAATGCTTCCACAAAAGTAAAGGTACCTGAAAATTATGAGATCTCAATGAATTATGTCCATAACACGAAATTACTGGATCGTGGGAGTATTGAGGTTGATGACGTATATGCTTTTTCCGTGGCATCTGATATTATTATGAACTCcgatcctgaaccacaaagtgtggaaGAGTGTCAACACCgagatgattggccaaaatgAAAAATTGCGATTCAAGAAGAATTGCAATCCTTGCGCAAGAGAAATGTATTTGGACCTGCAGTCCAAACACTAGCTGGTGTAGTCCCCATCGGGAATAGATAGGTGTTTGTACGAAAACGAAATGAGAGAAATAAAATTGTGAGATATAAG from Apium graveolens cultivar Ventura chromosome 5, ASM990537v1, whole genome shotgun sequence includes the following:
- the LOC141660820 gene encoding uncharacterized protein LOC141660820, with product MANLVKLELVALDVSWNNYLSWVLDADLHLSANDLKDTIDPEKIPTVEQNAKAIIFLRHHIHEDLKSEYLTIKNPLTLWNNLKDRFDYQKLVHLPSARYDWINLRLRDFKYVAEYNSALFKISSKLILCGENITDAEMIEKTLSTFHPNTMILDQQYRERNF